From the Shewanella amazonensis SB2B genome, one window contains:
- a CDS encoding TonB-dependent siderophore receptor produces MKVTTHRGYSLLWLAMLACAYQSQAADNARADAQAEEQATQMQAGATGASPSAIDTTKSDIERIQVLSSRGLISFVSASASKSNVPVVETPVSVSVLTEKRITDLGAETLQDALGYVAGVYNGPYGMDSRGDWSQIRSVSPVSYLDGLQLLFGNYNNARPNPYLLQQVEILKGPSSVLFGQGSTGGIVNMVTKQPTAARSNEIWAQLGNYQRKQLAGDFTGAFDEDANVLYRLTALVRDANSQTEHVADDAFFVAPSASFYISDNTKLSLLSYFQDNHTGSSTQFFPHEGTILPAKYGQIPSERFVSEPGWDRYDTRQHSVTLRLEHEFESGLQFNWAARQMDSSAEYRTLYAWPPKFQDNKRELLRSVYLSDASASAFTTDLQLHGEFDTGALTHRVTVGADYQDVVTDNDSAYLSGQGGLIDVYQPVYGQVSLPGDEVIRDNPSASQRQLGLYVQDSMRWNDWVLSLGLRHDSLDVKNTAGIKTSPSATTARAGLMYAFSGGISPYISYSESFNPIAGVSKSGEVYKPREGQQWEAGVKFQPEGTEHLITLAGYRILESNRVTQDTPEAMNQLGEVEIRGVELEAQLEWEHWDLYGSYAYSDSEIKVTDKVYEQGARLAAMPDNMLSVWATYRPEHWLPGLKLGLGYRYVGQTSDGSVDVLLPDGSYAHKSLETDSYQMWDMMLGYEWESWDLTLNLDNLSDKTVITSCLARGDCFYGQQRQITANVKYRF; encoded by the coding sequence ATGAAAGTGACAACACACAGGGGCTATTCTTTGCTTTGGCTGGCCATGCTGGCCTGTGCCTATCAGAGTCAGGCTGCTGATAACGCCAGGGCAGATGCACAGGCTGAAGAGCAGGCAACCCAAATGCAGGCTGGGGCAACGGGAGCTTCGCCTTCAGCAATCGATACGACCAAAAGCGATATAGAGCGCATTCAGGTGCTAAGCAGCCGCGGTCTGATTTCTTTCGTCAGTGCCTCTGCCAGCAAGAGCAATGTGCCCGTGGTCGAAACACCCGTATCTGTCTCAGTGCTGACAGAAAAGCGCATCACAGATTTGGGCGCCGAGACACTGCAGGATGCCCTGGGCTATGTGGCCGGTGTCTACAATGGCCCTTACGGTATGGACTCCCGTGGCGACTGGTCACAAATTCGTTCGGTGTCGCCGGTGAGCTACCTCGATGGTTTGCAGCTGCTGTTTGGTAACTACAACAATGCCCGCCCCAATCCGTACCTGTTGCAGCAGGTTGAAATTCTTAAGGGGCCTTCGTCTGTCCTCTTTGGTCAGGGCAGCACCGGCGGCATCGTCAACATGGTCACCAAGCAGCCCACCGCGGCGCGCAGCAACGAAATTTGGGCCCAGCTTGGCAACTATCAGCGTAAGCAGTTGGCCGGTGACTTCACCGGGGCTTTCGATGAGGATGCCAATGTACTCTATCGCCTGACGGCGCTGGTGCGGGACGCCAACAGTCAAACCGAGCACGTGGCCGACGATGCCTTCTTTGTGGCGCCTTCTGCCAGCTTTTATATTTCTGACAATACCAAGCTGAGTCTGCTGAGCTATTTTCAGGATAACCATACCGGGTCCAGCACCCAGTTTTTCCCCCACGAAGGCACCATTTTGCCTGCCAAATATGGCCAGATCCCCAGCGAGCGCTTTGTCAGCGAGCCGGGCTGGGACAGATACGATACCAGGCAGCACTCGGTCACCCTGAGGCTGGAACATGAATTTGAATCCGGACTTCAGTTCAACTGGGCGGCCCGGCAAATGGACTCCAGCGCCGAATACCGCACCCTGTATGCCTGGCCGCCCAAGTTTCAGGACAACAAGCGCGAGCTGCTGCGCTCTGTTTACCTGAGCGACGCCAGCGCCAGCGCCTTCACCACAGATCTGCAGCTCCACGGTGAGTTTGACACCGGGGCTTTAACCCACAGGGTTACGGTTGGCGCCGACTATCAGGATGTAGTGACAGATAACGACAGCGCCTATCTTTCCGGCCAAGGTGGCTTGATTGATGTCTACCAGCCTGTGTATGGGCAGGTCAGCCTGCCCGGTGATGAGGTTATCAGGGATAACCCCAGTGCCAGCCAGCGTCAGCTGGGCCTGTATGTGCAGGACTCCATGCGCTGGAATGACTGGGTGCTCAGCCTGGGGCTGAGGCACGACAGTCTGGACGTGAAAAATACCGCCGGCATTAAGACATCACCTTCGGCCACCACTGCCAGGGCCGGGCTTATGTATGCCTTCAGCGGAGGCATTTCGCCCTATATCAGCTATTCCGAGTCGTTCAATCCCATCGCCGGGGTGTCCAAGTCCGGTGAGGTGTATAAGCCAAGGGAAGGCCAGCAGTGGGAGGCGGGCGTAAAGTTTCAGCCCGAGGGGACAGAGCATCTTATCACCCTGGCCGGTTACCGCATTTTGGAGTCCAATCGGGTGACTCAGGATACGCCGGAGGCCATGAATCAGCTGGGTGAAGTGGAAATCCGTGGTGTTGAGCTTGAGGCGCAGCTGGAGTGGGAACACTGGGACCTGTACGGCAGTTATGCCTACAGTGACTCTGAAATCAAGGTCACCGACAAGGTGTACGAGCAGGGGGCTCGTTTAGCCGCCATGCCGGACAATATGCTGTCTGTTTGGGCCACTTATCGCCCCGAACATTGGCTGCCGGGACTGAAACTGGGCCTGGGCTATCGCTATGTGGGCCAGACATCCGATGGCAGTGTGGATGTGCTGTTGCCGGATGGCAGCTATGCCCACAAATCGCTGGAAACCGACAGCTATCAGATGTGGGATATGATGCTGGGCTACGAATGGGAGAGTTGGGATCTGACACTTAATCTCGATAACCTCAGCGACAAGACGGTGATTACCAGCTGCCTGGCGCGGGGGGACTGCTTCTATGGTCAACAACGTCAAATCACGGCGAACGTGAAATACCGATTTTAG
- a CDS encoding diguanylate cyclase, with product MIRLLFIWLACLPVFSGALYAASLPVESNAPSKYALAVAEARTALLPLTPYLSLLEDSGGQLSFDDVRQQAEQNKFIPLKGSANFGFSPSTWWVRVSVHNPADEARQFYLRQDYPLIDFLDLWQPSADGWLHTATGDRRAFHSRLLDLRTFVFPLTLAPGETQTLYLRFETQGSLNIGLALYAPSELISQVTWEYLSLGIYYGGFIVLLVYNLIIFLTVRERAFIFYVLYVLSYGLYMSVHNGLSFQYLWPENSWMANKSLLLLLALSLFGALRFTREILGLAQILPGADRLAARVEWGCVLGLILAPILSYHLVVLLLSVLTTFICIQLLVVGVMALMKGSRPARFYLVAFSALLLGAFVYMLKSFGVLPHNAFTQNAFQLGSLVEMVLLSLALGSRMQDIKRRNHIDVLTGLYNRRFFDEQLQQEYLKACRRHQPLSLLVLDIDYFKQFNDSRGHAEGDKALQLVADILAGTVQKPGMACRYGGEEFALILPETSAGEAMQLAERIREKVVRDTKERIELTVSIGCSEFDAKQHLSGFALFEAADEALYRAKADGRNCVRAC from the coding sequence ATGATACGTCTCTTATTTATTTGGCTGGCATGCTTGCCAGTGTTCAGCGGCGCTCTGTATGCCGCGTCCTTACCGGTTGAATCCAATGCCCCCAGCAAATACGCTCTCGCGGTTGCTGAAGCGCGTACAGCACTATTGCCCCTAACCCCTTATCTAAGCCTGCTGGAAGACTCCGGGGGGCAGCTCAGCTTCGATGATGTCAGGCAACAGGCAGAGCAGAACAAGTTCATCCCCCTCAAAGGTTCCGCTAATTTCGGTTTCAGTCCGTCAACATGGTGGGTCAGGGTGAGTGTGCATAATCCCGCTGACGAGGCGCGGCAGTTTTATCTGCGCCAGGATTATCCATTGATTGATTTTCTCGACCTGTGGCAACCCTCTGCTGATGGATGGCTCCATACTGCCACGGGTGACAGGCGAGCGTTTCACAGTCGCTTACTGGATTTGCGCACCTTTGTATTTCCGCTCACCCTGGCTCCCGGTGAAACCCAAACCCTGTATCTGCGTTTTGAAACTCAGGGGTCGCTGAATATTGGCCTTGCGCTCTATGCGCCGAGCGAGCTTATCAGTCAGGTGACCTGGGAATATCTGTCCCTCGGCATTTACTACGGCGGCTTTATCGTGCTGCTGGTATATAACCTGATTATCTTCCTCACTGTGCGTGAGCGGGCATTTATTTTTTATGTGCTCTATGTGCTCAGCTATGGCCTCTACATGTCGGTTCACAATGGTCTGAGTTTTCAGTATCTGTGGCCTGAAAACAGTTGGATGGCCAACAAGAGTCTGTTACTGCTGCTCGCCCTGTCGCTGTTTGGCGCACTGAGGTTTACCCGGGAAATCCTCGGTTTGGCGCAGATCCTGCCGGGAGCCGACAGGCTGGCGGCGCGGGTGGAGTGGGGCTGCGTGCTCGGGCTCATACTGGCCCCGATACTGAGCTACCATCTCGTGGTGTTGCTGCTGTCGGTACTGACCACCTTTATCTGCATTCAACTGCTGGTGGTGGGTGTCATGGCGCTGATGAAAGGGTCGCGTCCGGCGCGCTTTTACTTGGTTGCCTTCAGTGCGCTGCTGCTTGGCGCCTTTGTGTATATGCTCAAGAGCTTTGGCGTATTGCCCCATAATGCCTTCACCCAAAATGCGTTCCAGTTGGGCTCTCTCGTGGAGATGGTGCTCCTGAGTCTGGCACTTGGCAGCCGCATGCAGGACATCAAGCGGCGGAATCATATCGATGTACTGACCGGCCTCTATAACAGGCGATTCTTTGATGAACAGTTGCAGCAGGAGTATTTAAAGGCCTGTCGCCGTCATCAGCCACTGTCGCTGCTGGTGCTGGATATTGATTACTTCAAGCAATTCAATGACAGTCGCGGCCATGCCGAGGGTGACAAGGCATTGCAGTTGGTGGCAGATATACTGGCTGGCACAGTGCAAAAGCCCGGCATGGCCTGCCGCTACGGTGGTGAAGAGTTTGCCCTTATCCTGCCTGAAACGAGCGCCGGGGAGGCCATGCAGTTGGCCGAGCGGATCCGTGAAAAGGTAGTCAGAGACACTAAAGAGCGGATTGAACTTACCGTGAGTATCGGATGCAGTGAGTTTGATGCAAAGCAGCATCTGAGTGGCTTTGCCCTGTTTGAAGCGGCGGACGAGGCCCTGTACCGCGCCAAAGCCGATGGACGCAATTGCGTAAGAGCTTGCTGA
- a CDS encoding SPFH domain-containing protein codes for MVQEKRGFSLSGYLVFVVLIALHLVFFAMMATTSQYGGVIGNVLTALCWPGFFMVQPNQAKVLTLFGSYVGSVRNTGLRWTIPLFAKRTISLRIRNFESAKIKVNDNLGNPIEIATIVVWSVTDSAEAVFEVDDYESYVSIQSEAALRNMASSYAYDPQDENEVALRSHPQAIADKLKQEIQERLGRAGVTVLEARISHLAYAQEIASAMLQRQQATAIIAARAKIVEGAVGMVEMALERLKAQNVVELDEERKAVMVSNLLVVLCGDKSTQPVVNTGSLY; via the coding sequence ATGGTACAAGAAAAACGTGGATTTTCCCTCAGTGGCTATCTGGTGTTTGTGGTGCTGATTGCCCTGCATCTGGTGTTTTTTGCCATGATGGCCACCACCTCTCAATATGGTGGCGTGATAGGTAATGTATTGACCGCCCTATGCTGGCCCGGCTTTTTTATGGTGCAGCCCAATCAGGCCAAGGTGCTGACATTGTTCGGCAGTTACGTGGGCTCGGTGAGAAACACGGGGCTGCGCTGGACCATCCCCCTCTTTGCCAAGCGCACCATCTCGCTGCGTATCCGTAACTTCGAGAGTGCCAAAATCAAGGTGAACGATAACCTCGGTAACCCCATCGAAATCGCCACCATAGTAGTGTGGTCGGTTACCGACAGTGCCGAGGCCGTGTTCGAGGTGGATGATTACGAAAGCTATGTGTCCATTCAAAGTGAAGCGGCGCTTCGCAACATGGCCAGCAGTTATGCATACGATCCCCAGGATGAGAACGAAGTGGCACTCAGAAGCCATCCCCAGGCCATCGCCGATAAGCTCAAGCAGGAAATTCAGGAGCGTCTTGGCCGTGCCGGCGTCACCGTACTGGAAGCCCGTATCAGCCACCTGGCGTATGCCCAGGAAATTGCCAGTGCCATGTTGCAGCGTCAGCAGGCCACCGCCATCATCGCCGCCCGGGCCAAAATTGTCGAAGGTGCAGTGGGCATGGTGGAAATGGCTCTGGAGCGGCTAAAAGCCCAGAACGTGGTGGAGCTGGATGAAGAGCGCAAGGCGGTGATGGTGAGTAACCTGTTGGTGGTGCTGTGTGGTGATAAGAGTACTCAGCCTGTTGTGAACACGGGTTCCCTGTACTGA
- a CDS encoding HEAT repeat domain-containing protein — protein MTFPIKRLLVIALTSALMGGCAPSSYQVKTPAPSNAGYEKTATNDFSPLQLVDMRSDKKTFSYGILPAELKLNKAPLAPVDFLQEHTDKELAARGINPSAVAAPLKVDVLKLAMRNHRTNAYTPFITFTMLSADVHTPEGIKRVGVFVKRGKVPVWSFDEIIEPTLNEPLSLLVKEFAAKVNALVYQQQISDADVKALIAKTKASNDYLDVYQLGFGNNKTAVPFLKELLKSDEEYVRLAAISSLGILDAEEELETLKGVFSTADNWSDKAMAVKAIADLNLEDGNRFIRDVQSSFKDSKEKDWGNMLIGLYL, from the coding sequence ATGACTTTTCCCATTAAGCGCCTGCTGGTTATTGCGTTGACTTCCGCACTTATGGGTGGCTGTGCCCCCTCGTCGTATCAGGTAAAAACGCCAGCCCCTTCCAACGCTGGCTACGAAAAAACCGCAACCAATGATTTTTCCCCTTTGCAGCTTGTCGACATGCGCAGCGACAAGAAAACCTTCAGCTATGGCATACTCCCGGCCGAGCTGAAACTGAATAAAGCGCCACTTGCACCAGTGGACTTTTTGCAGGAACACACGGATAAAGAACTGGCGGCCAGGGGGATCAATCCAAGCGCCGTTGCCGCGCCGCTCAAAGTCGATGTGCTCAAGTTGGCGATGCGTAACCACCGCACCAATGCCTATACTCCCTTCATTACCTTCACCATGCTGAGTGCCGATGTCCATACGCCAGAGGGTATCAAGCGGGTCGGTGTGTTTGTTAAACGCGGCAAAGTACCTGTGTGGAGCTTCGATGAAATCATCGAGCCAACCCTGAATGAACCTCTGTCGCTGTTGGTAAAAGAATTTGCCGCCAAGGTGAATGCCCTGGTGTATCAGCAGCAGATTTCAGACGCCGATGTGAAGGCACTGATAGCCAAGACCAAAGCGTCCAATGATTATCTGGATGTCTATCAGCTTGGCTTTGGCAACAACAAAACTGCCGTACCTTTCCTGAAAGAACTGCTCAAGTCGGATGAAGAGTATGTGCGTCTGGCGGCCATCTCTTCTCTGGGTATTCTCGATGCCGAAGAAGAGCTGGAAACTCTTAAAGGTGTATTTTCCACTGCCGACAATTGGTCAGATAAAGCCATGGCCGTCAAAGCCATTGCCGACCTGAACCTGGAAGACGGCAACCGCTTTATCCGTGACGTACAGTCAAGCTTTAAAGACAGCAAAGAGAAAGACTGGGGCAATATGCTGATTGGTCTGTACCTGTAA
- the lysS gene encoding lysine--tRNA ligase: MTEHIQDENKLIAERRAKLEHVRKNCPANGHPNTFRRKHKAAELQAQFGDKTKEELEALGFQTAIAGRVMAKRGPFLVLQDVSGRIQAYADKGVQADLKDRYAGLDIGDIIGVEGTLHLSGKGDLYVNMERYELLTKALRPLPEKFHGLTDQETRYRQRYVDLIVNEDSREAFKMRSKVVAAIRNFMIKKEFMEVETPMMHVIPGGASARPFVTHHNALDIEMYLRIAPELYLKRLVVGGFERVFEINRNFRNEGLSPRHNPEFTMMEFYMAYADYKDLIDLTEEMLSSIAKELLGDTKLPYGEHVIDFGGPYTRMSMLEAIKHYNPDNATIQAMTYEEVKNIDFMRKLAKDVGIETETFWSCGQLLEEIFGETAEPKLMQPTFITGYPADISPLARRSDGNDFITDRFEFFIGGREVANGFSELNDAEDQDNRFKAQVEAKDAGDDEAMFYDADFITALEHGLPPTAGQGIGIDRLVMLFTNTHTIRDVILFPAMRPQA, from the coding sequence ATGACTGAACACATCCAAGACGAGAACAAGCTGATTGCTGAACGTCGTGCCAAGCTGGAACACGTCCGCAAGAACTGCCCAGCCAATGGTCACCCGAACACCTTCCGCCGTAAACACAAGGCTGCCGAGCTTCAAGCGCAGTTCGGTGACAAGACCAAGGAAGAGCTGGAAGCCCTGGGTTTCCAAACCGCCATCGCTGGCCGCGTAATGGCCAAGCGTGGTCCTTTCCTGGTACTGCAGGACGTGTCTGGCCGTATCCAGGCCTATGCCGATAAAGGCGTACAGGCCGACTTGAAAGACCGTTATGCCGGTCTGGATATCGGTGACATCATCGGCGTGGAAGGTACCCTGCATCTGTCCGGTAAGGGCGACCTCTATGTGAACATGGAACGCTACGAGCTGCTGACCAAGGCGCTGCGCCCACTGCCTGAGAAATTCCACGGTCTGACCGACCAGGAAACCCGCTACCGCCAGCGTTATGTTGACCTCATCGTGAACGAAGACTCACGTGAAGCCTTCAAAATGCGCTCAAAAGTGGTTGCAGCTATCCGTAACTTCATGATCAAAAAAGAGTTCATGGAAGTTGAAACCCCAATGATGCACGTGATCCCAGGCGGCGCTTCTGCCCGTCCTTTCGTCACCCATCACAATGCGCTGGACATCGAAATGTACCTGCGTATTGCCCCCGAACTGTACCTGAAGCGTCTGGTTGTGGGCGGTTTCGAGCGCGTGTTCGAAATCAACCGTAACTTCCGTAACGAGGGTCTGTCGCCACGCCATAACCCGGAATTCACCATGATGGAATTCTATATGGCCTACGCCGACTACAAGGATCTGATTGATTTGACCGAAGAGATGCTGTCCAGTATCGCCAAGGAACTGCTGGGTGACACCAAGCTGCCTTACGGCGAGCACGTGATTGATTTCGGCGGCCCATACACCCGTATGAGCATGCTCGAAGCCATCAAGCACTACAACCCGGACAACGCCACCATCCAGGCCATGACCTACGAAGAAGTGAAGAACATAGACTTCATGCGTAAGCTTGCCAAGGACGTGGGCATCGAAACCGAAACCTTCTGGAGCTGTGGTCAGCTTCTGGAAGAAATCTTTGGTGAGACTGCCGAGCCCAAGCTGATGCAGCCAACCTTCATCACTGGCTACCCAGCGGACATTTCGCCGCTGGCCCGTCGCAGCGATGGTAATGATTTCATCACCGACCGTTTTGAATTCTTCATTGGTGGACGTGAAGTGGCCAACGGCTTCAGCGAGCTTAACGACGCTGAAGATCAGGACAACCGCTTCAAGGCGCAGGTAGAAGCCAAGGACGCCGGTGACGATGAAGCCATGTTCTACGATGCTGACTTCATCACAGCGCTGGAACACGGTCTGCCGCCCACTGCTGGTCAGGGCATTGGTATCGACCGTTTGGTAATGCTCTTTACCAACACTCACACCATCCGTGACGTGATCCTGTTCCCGGCCATGCGTCCTCAGGCGTAA